CCCAATGTGGCTCGAATGAAAATGTTGGGGGCAAAAGTGGTTCCTGCCACTTCGGGATCAAAAACTTTGAAAGATGCGGTGAATGAGGCGCTGCGAGATTGGATCAACCATCCAACAACCACGCATTATATTATTGGAAGCGTTGTTGGGCCGCATCCTTTTCCGGATTTGGTGGCGAGGTTTCAAAGTGTAATTTCGAAAGAAATAAAAGAACAACTGAATGAAAAAATAGGACGAGAAAATCCCGATTATGTCATTGCCTGCGTTGGTGGCGGAAGCAACGCAGCAGGAACTTTTTATCATTTTGTGAACGAACAAGATGTCAAAATTATCGCGGCGGAAGCTGGTGGTTTGGGCATTCATTCTGGAAAATCGGCGGCGACAACTTTCTTAGGAACGTTGGGCGTTTTGCACGGAAGTCAAAGTTTGGTGATGCAAACCGAAGATGGGCAAGTCATCGAGCCACATTCGATTTCCGCAGGTTTGGATTATCCGGGAATCGGTCCAATGCATGCCAATTTACATGACCAAAAACGCGCGGTATTTTTCAGCATTAATGATGATGAAGCCCTAAAATCAGCTTTGGAATTGACAAAACTTGAAGGAATTATTCCTGCTTTGGAATCGGCGCACGCTTTGGCAGTTTTGGACAAAAAGAAATTCGAAAAAGACGATGTTGTGGTCATTTGTCTTTCTGGTCGTGGTGATAAGGATATGGAAACCTACTTGAAACATTTAGTTGATGGCTAACAATTTAAAAGTTTTTGGGCGACAATTTCCGTCTTCCACTCTCGCTTTTTCTTAGTTTTTCGGCGGCTTCGCCGCCGAAAAACTAAGAAAAGAGCTCCGCTCAAGCCAGGTCGCAAAGTCGTTATCAAAACAAAAATTTGTCATTCCGAATGAACACTGAACGTGTCGAAATGAAAATGAGGAATCTCTTTAAAACATGAGATTTCAACTAACGTCGAAATAACAGTCTCTCAAAAAATCTAATTTCTAACCTCTAAAATCTAACTTCTCAAAAAAAATGAAAAAACTCAATATATACTTTACAGCGGGCGCTCCGCAATTGGATGACACTGGAAAAATCGCAAAAATCATTCAAAATTCTGGGGCAGATATGATGGAAATTGGAATTCCATATTCCGATCCCGTTGCTGATGGTCCTGTAATTCAAGAGGCACATATTTTAGCTTTGAAAAACGGAATGACCATCGCAAAGTTATTCGAACAACTAGCCGAAATAAAAGATTCAGTAACGATTCCCAAAGTTTTGATGGGCTACATCAATCCAGTTTTGCAATTTGGATTTGAAAAATTTTGTCAGAAATGTCAGGAAGTTGGTGTTTCAGGATTAATAATTCCGGATCTTCCAGCTTTCGAATTTGAAAAAAAATACCAAAAAATTTTAGAAAAATACAATATCAATTTTTCATTTTTGGTAACGCCTGAAACTTCCGAAGAACGCATTAAATACTTAGATTCTTTAAGTTCTGGATTTTTGTATGCAGTAAGTTCTTCTTCGACCACAGGAAACTCAAATGCGACTTTAAAAAATGAAGAATACCTCAATCGATTGGCTACATTAAATCTAAAAAATCCAGTATTCATCGGATTTGGCATTAAAAACAAACAAGATTTTGAGTCGGTTACGGAGAAAGCGCAAGGCGGCATTATAGGAACAGCTTTTGTGAAAATTATTTTGGATAATAACAATTGGGAAGAGAAAGCTTCTGCGTTTTTGAAATCTATAAAACTATGACAAATCTCTAGCCCTGATTGTAGTGAAAATCCTTTTCTTGGAAGCCGAGCGGCAGCGAGGTCTTCAAGAAAAGATTGCAACGGAAAGCAGGTTCCTGGCTCCAAAAAAATTAATTAAACTTAAAAAATCGGCTAATAGAAAGCAATTTCGTAGCTTTGCATCTTAAAATTTTTATATAATGAATGCTTTTATTGAAGAACTGAAATGGCGCGGACTTTTCGCCGACATGACGCCTGGGATTGAGGAACAACTCGAAAAAGAGATGACCACAGCCTATATCGGTTTTGACCCAACAGCAGATTCGTTACACATCGGAAGTTTGATTCCAATTAAAATTTTGGCTCATTTTCAACGTCACGGTCACAAGCCTATTGCTTTGGTTGGTGGTGCGACAGGAATGATTGGTGACCCATCTGGAAAATCCGCAGAACGTAATCTGTTAGATGAGGAAACCCTTTTGTATTACGTAGATTGTCTTAAAGGTCAATTGTCAAGATTCTTAAACTTTGAAGGTAACGAACCAAACAAAGCCGAATTGGTGAACAATTACGACTGGATGAAAGATGTGACTTTCCTTGATTTTGCTAAAAATATCGGCAAACACATCACCGTAAATTATATGATGGCTAAAGATTCTGTCAAAAAACGTTTCTCTGGTGAAGATGGTGCCGATGGAATGAGCTTTACAGAATTCACGTACCAACTAATGCAAGGTTACGACTACCTTCACCTATACCAAACCAAAGGTATCAAGCTGCAAATGGGAGGTTCTGACCAATGGGGAAATATTACCACAGGAACAGAACTTATCCGTAGAAAAGCACAAGGAGAAGCCTTTGCGTTGACCACAAAATTGATTACTAAAGCTGACGGTTCCAAATTTGGAAAATCTGAAAGTGGAGAAAACTATTGGCTAGATGCCAAAAGAACATCGCCTTACCAATTTTACCAATTCTGGTTAAATGCAACCGATGAAGATGCCGTGCGTTTTATAAAATACTATACATTCTTGGACAAAGATGTTATCGAAGCCTTGATTGCTGAACATAAAATAGCGCCACACGAGCGCAAATTGCAGAAGAAATTAGCTGAGGAAGTGACTGTTTGGGTTCATGGACAAGAAGAATATGAGAAAGCTCTGAAAGCATCAGAAATATTATTCGGGCGTTCTACAGCAGAAGATTTGGTAAGTCTTGATGAGACTTTATTCTTACAAATTTTTGATGGAGTCCCTCAAAAAGAAATTGCTAAGTCTGAGGTTATCGGCAGCAATATTGTAGATTTAATTTCTGAAAAATCAGGCTTTTTGAAATCTAAAGGCGAAGCAAAACGCGAATTAACGGGCAATGCGATTTCTGTTAATAAAGAAAAAGTGAATGAAAATTTTGTAGCTTCTGATAAAGACCTTATCGACGGTAAATTTTTATTACTTCAAAAAGGTAAAAAGTCTTACTTTATCGTAAAAGCGATTTAATTTTTTTTCAAAATAAATTCAAAAAGCTTCCTCAAAAATGGGGAAGCTTCTATTTTATAAATCCAAACTACTTTGGCAGAAAAAATAATTAAATGATCATATTTTAATTTTCAAAATCAAAAAGTATCTTTGCTCAATGGATTTAACATACATTATTCGAGAACCCGAAAATTTTACAGCTTCTACGCCACTTTTAGTTTTGCTACATGGCTATGGAAGTAACGAAGAAGATTTGTTCAGTTTCGTACCAACACTTCCCAAAGATTGGCTTGTAGTAAGCTTCCGTGCACCAAAAGAAACGCCTTATGGCGGTTACGCCTGGTATGACATCGACTTTAACAATCAAGAAAAATTTGTGGATGTTCCCCAAGCCGAGGCAGCAATTTCTGGAATTATGGAATCTATTATGAAAATAACGAATCATTACGGATTAGTTAATAACGCTACCCATCTTTGTGGCTTTAGTCAAGGTGGAATTTTGAGTTATGCGTTATCCTTAAGATTCCCACAGTTGTTCAATAAAATAGCTTGTTTGAGCAGTTATCCAGAAGAAAAACTACTAGGCAATATTAACAAAGATAAAAAGAAACTAGAGCAACTTCGTTTCTTTATTTCTCATGGGACAGATGATGCAGTAATCCCGATGGATTGGGGTCGAAAAGCTGCGGACCTGCTTTATGATTTGGGATGTTATTTTAGTTTTAGAGAATATATGAGCGGGCATGGTGTTAATCAAAAAAATTACATGGATCTTATGACTTTTTTTGAATCATAAATTTATAGTCAACTAAAAACAAAAAAGCTGCATTTCACCCCTGAACTGCAGCTTTTTTTATTCTAAGAATTCATTAAGGTCTCTATTTCATCAGCTTCTATGGGTATATTTTTCATTAGATTTTTGGGAGCTCCAGAAGCTTGGATTTCGTAGTCGTCTTCAAGCCGGATTCCGAATTTTTCTTCTGGAATATAAAAACCGGGCTCGTTAGTAAAGACCATTCCGGCAGCAAAATCATCGGACAAAAGTCCATAGTCATGCGTGTCAAGTCCCATGTGGTGGGATGTCCCGTGCATCATATACTTTTTGTAAGCTGGCCATTTCGGATCTTGATTTTGCACATCAGCTTTATCAATTAGTCCTAAATCTAGTAATGTCGAGGTATAAACTTCGCCCATATCTTTATGGAATTGATGCCAGTTATTTCCAGCAACCAAGCGGTTTTCAGCTTCTTTTTTGCAATTAAGAACTGCGTTATAGATTTGTTTTTGACGTGTTGTATATATTCCGTTAACAGGAATTGTTCTTGTAAGATCGGACGAATAATTGGCATATTCTGCGGCAACGTCCATCAAGAGAAGATCGCCATCTTTCAGTTGCATATTATTAGAAATGTAATGTAGGACATTCGCGTTGTTTCCTCCCGCAATAATGGGTCCATAAGCAAAACCTTTACTTCGGTTTCTGATAAATTCGTGGGCTAATTCTGCTTCCACTTCATACTCCCAAACGCCAGGTTTTACAAAATTAAGAATTCGGCGAAAACCTTTTTCTGTAATATCACAAGCCGTTTGTATCAAAGCAATTTCTTCGGGCTCTTTAATACTTCTAAGACGTTGCAATATAGGATTGCTACGAAGAATTGTGTGCAAAGGATATTGCTTTTTAACAAATTCGATGAAACGGTCTTCGCGGGTTTGGGTTTCTACAACTGCGCGGTAATGTTCATTTTTATTTAAATAAATTTGCTCCGCTTCTGCCATCAAATCATAAAATACCTTTTCGAAATCTGATAGCCAAAGTACCGTTTTGATTCCTGAAACTTCTGTTGCATCTTCTTTCGTGAGTTTTTCACCTTCCCAAACTGCAATATGATCATTGGTTTCTCTTACAAATAAAATTTCACGGTATTCCTCTTTGTGGGCATCAGGAAATAGCAGCAAAATGCTTTCCTCTTGGTCAACACCTGACAAATAAAAGATATCGCGATGTTGCTGAAATGGCAAAGTAGAATCTGCACTTATAGGATAAATGTCGTTGGAATTAAAAACTGCCAAAGATTTTGACTTCATCAAAGCCGTGAATTTTTTTCTGTTTTTAATGAAAAGTGTATTTGAAATTCGGTCGTATTTTGTTGTCATATTTGATTATTTATTTAATATTAAAATAGAATTTCTTTTTCAAAAATACGAATAGAAAGACATTCGAAAATCGTTTAATTCAAAAAATTACAAGAATCATTGATAAGTTAGTTAAAAAAAATAAATTATCTAACATTTTGTATCTTTGAGCTATGAATTCCTTGACAGAAGAAAACTATTTGAAAGCTCTATATCATCTAATGAATGATGACTATGAAGTTTCTGTAAATGATTTGAGTAAACGTTTGCAAATCAAAATGCCATCTGTAAACAGTATGATTAAAAAATTTGCCGATAAACATTGGGTAATTTATGAATCTTACAAACCGATACGCGTGACAGAATTGGGAAGAAAAGAAGCGGCATTAATTGTTAGAAAACACCGACTGACAGAGATGTTTTTGGTACAGAAAATGGGCTTTGGTTGGGAAAATGTCCATGAAATTGCCGAACAGTTGGAGCACATCCATTCGGATGCTTTTTTTGATAAAATGGACGAAATCTTAGATTATCCGAAAGTTGATCCGCACGGAGAGCCAATTCCTGATAAAGACGGAATTGTAATGCAACCCGAACTAAAAAAATTGAGCCAATGCAAAGTGAATCAAAAAGTAGTTTTGGCTTCTGTAACAACTTCTGCCGATGATTTTCTGAATTATCTTAACAAACGAGATATCAAACTGGGCACTAGTTTTCAAATATTAAATATCGAAGATTTTGACCAATCGATGTTGATGGAATTTGATGGACGACAAGAAAGTTTCAGCAAGTTGGTTTGCGAAAAACTTCTGGTTAAATAATAACAAAAAGCCTTCTAATATTGACTTAGAAGGCTTTTATTTTATAATTGAAAAAATTTAATTTAATCAAATAAATCTTTTACTTTTTCAAAGAAAGATTTTTCTTTTCCAGTTGGTTCTGCCGTCATTTCGTTGTTATCGATTTGGCTTTGGAAAAATGCTTTTTGTTCTTTGGTCAATTTTTGTGGCGTCCACACGTTGATGTGTACAAACATATCGCCTTTGCCACCATAACCTTCGATGTTAGGAAGACCTTTTCCAGAAAGTCTCAAGATTTTTCCAGATTGTGTGCCTTCTTCTACTTTTATTTTGACTTTTCCACCAACAACTGGGATTTCTTTAGAAGTTCCTAAAGCCGCTTCAGCAAAAGAAATAAATAATTCTTGATGAAGATTATCGCCTTCACGCTTGATAAGCTTGTCAACTTCTTCTTCAACAACAACTAATAAATCGCCTGGCGTTCCTCCGAATGGTGCATCATTTCCTTTTCCTCTTACATTGAGCTGAATGCCATCTCTAGCGCCTGCAGGAATGTTGATGGTAATTTCTTCTTCAGTTTTGATAAGGCCTTGCGCGTTGGCGCCCGCAGGAATTTTGTCGGCAACTTTTCCGATTCCGCCACAAGCACCACAAGTTGTTTGGGTTTGCATTTGGCCGAACATCGTATTCATAACTTTAACCTGTGCTCCAGAACCGCCACAAGTAGGACATGTTTTTGAAGTCACGCCTTCTGCTAACTTCATTTTTTTAACCTTAATGGTTTTTTGTGTACCATTGACCATTTCTTCAAGGTTAAGTTTTATACGGATTCTAAGATTAGTTCCGCGAACTTGTTGCTGACGATTGCCACCACCAAATCCGCCACCGAAATGTCCACCAAAAATATCTCCAAATTGACTGAAGATATCTTCCATATTCATTCCACCGCCGAAACCGCCGCCAAATCCACCACCTGCAGCGCCGCCAACACCAGCATGACCGTATTGGTCGTAGCGCGCACGCTTGTTATCATCGCTAAGAATTTCGTAGGCTTCTGCCGCTTCTTTGAATTTCTCTTCTGCTTCTGCATTACCAGGATTTTTGTCTGGATGGAACTTAATCGCTTGTTTACGATACGCTTTTTTTATCTCTTCGGAAGTTGCAGTTTTCGTAACTTCTAGTATCTCGTAATAGTCTCTTTTTGCCATTGTTTTATATTCTGAAAAGCCTTTTATTAAGCGCCTGTCACTACTTTTGTGAAACGAATAACTTTATCATGCAGTTGGTAACCTCTCTCGATAACATCAACAATTTTACCTTTTAACTCTGGAGCGGGTGCCGGAATCTGTGTCACAGCTTCATGAAAGTCAACATTGAAATCATCACCAACTTGGACTTCAATAGGTTTTAAACCTTTATCCATTAATTTTGATTTGAATTTCTGATAGATCAATTCAACGCCGCGGATATCTTCTTCGTTCCCTGTTTTTGTAATTTCTTTTAATGCTCTTTCGAAATCGTCAAGAATTGCCAACATAGAAATCATCAAATCCTGATTGGCATAAAGGAAAAACTCATTTTTTTCTTTAGCAGTTCGTCTTTTATAGTTTTCGAATTCTGCATAAAGACGAAGATAACGGTCTTTTTCTTCTGCCAATAATTCTTCTGAAGTCTTTTCCACTGCCACATTGTCAGCAACATGTTGGTCAGAATTCTGAGTTTCTTCGTTCGTTAATTGTTCTGTTTCTTCGTGTATATCTTTGTTTTCTTCCATTATATTAAGTTATATTACTCGATTGTAGGCAAAGAAACTGCCAAAATGGAAGTTTGGACAATTAGTCAGAATTTTTCTTAATGTCATTAAGAATCCATTCATATTGAAGATCTTGTTCTTGAAAAACATTAAAAAAATCGGCATCAACTTCTACATCCGGAATGACACCGCGTTTTAGATTTTCGGGAGTAATGTTAGGTTGTATGAACAGTAAACCAATTGGCAAATCAAGTTTGGAATTTTTAAGCTTTATGGTATTATTAAAACCAGCAACGGCTCCATCATTCGCACCGCCAGTTTCTTCTCCTACGATGGTTGCTCGTTTATCAAATTTTAATTTTGAGGATAAAATGGACGAAGCGGAAAAGCTAGCGCCATTTATCAAAACATATATTTTTCCAGTAAAAGCGTCTTTTTTTACTTTTGATTTTTTAGCTGCCGTTTCTTTAAAAATAGCTTTACCGCTAGCATTTTTCCCAGACAACAATTTGTTTCCAAGAATAAAAAATGGATAAGCTCCCGCGGATAAAATCTTGTTAGTAGCAGATAAATTATGGAAAAAATCACGATGAAGCGCAGCGTTCTCGAATGTCATTTCTGGCATTTTCACCAATGTGAATGGCTGATTGCTGAGATAAGAATATAGATTGTTGATTTCGTCCAAAGAACCACCCAAATTATTTCTAATATCTAAAATCAAATATTTAGACTTTGCTTTTTTTATAATATTAAAACTTTGTTTATAAAACTTGGAGGATGCCGTATGAGAAAAAGATTTTACTTTGATATAAGCCACCGAACTATCCGAAGTCGCAAAACGCATACTTCTGTTATAAGTATTGGTTCGGGCATCAAAATCGTAAAGCTTTTTAGTTCCTTTACTCGGGCTGTATTTTTGTTTTTTTATGTCATCTTTATCAATACGTTTTATAACAACATCGCTAATTTTATTTTCAAATTTTATTCTCAAATTAGCTTCATCAAAAAGTCCATATTCTGCAGTATAGTAATTGAAAAAAGACTCTGTTAATGCATATTTATAATAGGTTTTATTAAAACCGTCTGCCGTCATTACACTTTGATATTTGGCAATAAGATCTGTCACTTTTTTGCCATTAATTTCTAAAATCTCTGTTCCGGGAAGCAGTTTTTGCTCAGAATCTAGTGTTGCTTGTTTTACAATGATTCGTTTGTCCGCAACGCGATATGTATATTGTCCAAAAAGAGGTGTTTTTTTATCCCATTTTTTTATTTCGGTTTTTGTGTACAAACGTTGCGGAATTTTTAATCGCAAATGCCCTTCTCGGATTTTGGCAATAACTGGTGCCAATTTGAAATAAAACTCCTGCTTCGTCAATGGCTCGTTGATATTATGTTTAAGACTATCAAATTTCTTTGTTAAATCATTTTCAGAAATATAGCAATTGAGTTCTGGATGGAATTTTTTAAGAGCCAAATAACTTTGATCAATATCTTGTCTCAAAGCTTCTACAGGAATTTTTTTATCAAATTCAAGATTGGCTTTTTTTACAGATTGACACCCAATGATTAACATCGAAAAAACTAAGAGGTATAGTCTCTGCATAACTTATTCTTTCTAAAATCAAATGTAAGATTTTTATTGAAAAATTTGAAAAATCTATTTATTTGTAAAATTAATTAATTATCATTGCCACTCAAATGTACTATGGTACTGTATTTGACGCTATAAAAAAGCTAATAAAGACCCGAAATTATGATAAAACAAATTTTGACCACGCTGGTGATTGCAGCAAGTACGAGCCTTGCTTTTGGACAAGTTAAAAATGTTGGAAGTTTTACAAAACTTAAAGTTTATGATCAAATCAATGTAGAGCTTATCCCAAGTACCGAATATAAAGCCGACATTTCTGGTAAAAACGCAAACAATGTAGAATTTGTCAACAGCGGAAACGAATTAAAAATCCGTATGGTAACTAGCAAAACTTTACAAGGCGAGACCACAAAAATTGCGCTATACTATAAAAATGTGAACAGTTTGCAAGCCAGTCAAGGTTCTCTTATTACATCAACTTCTCCAATAGAAACATCGAGTCTTAATCTGACGTCTAATGAAGGATCTGTTATCGATATTGTCGCAAAAACTTCCGATGTTACGTCCAAAGTTAACACAGGTGGCTTTATCAAAGTTTCTGGGGAAACCTCGACCCAAAGTGTTGTTGTTAACACAGGCGGACGTTACGATGGAGAAAATTTACAATCCGAAAACACAGGCGTAACCGTAAATGCTGGTGGAGAAGCCAGCGTATTTGCAAGTCAGGAAGTCACAACCACTACAAGAGCTGGCGGATCAATCACTGTATTTGGAAATCCAGAAAACCGAAATGAGAAAAAAATGATTGGTGGAAAGGTAATTTATAAATAATCCAAATTTTAATTATACAAGAGAAGCTGCTTGAACTAAGCAGCTTTTTTTATTTTTCGTTACTGCTCTTTTTTTTATTTGTAATATCTTTAAGACTTCAAAATGGACTTTAATTATAAAATAGAAATGACATTCCAAGAACAAATACAACAGGGAATTCCTACTGAACTTCCACAACCAAAAGCTTACGAACAAAATATCAATCACGCACCAAAGCGTAAAGAAATACTTACTGAAGAAGAAAAAAAACTGGCTTTAAAAAATGCTTTGCGTTATTTCGAACCAAAATTTCATGCAGAATTAATCCCTGAATTCAAAAAAGAACTTGAGGATTTTGGAAGAATTTATATGTATCGTTTTCGTCCAGATTACGAGATGAAAGCTCGTGATATTGCTGAATACCCAGGGAAATCTGAACAGGCAAAAGCCATTATGTTGATGATTCAAAACAATTTGGATTATGCGGTAGCTCAACATCCTCATGAACTCATTACGTACGGTGGAAATGGTGCGGTGTTCAGCAATTGGGCACAGTATCTTTTGACGATGCAATATTTGTCGGAAATGACCGATGAGCAAACTTTGGTGATGTATTCTGGACATCCGATGGGACTTTTCCCTTCACACAAAGACGCTCCAAGAGTTGTGGTGACTAATGGAATGATGATTCCAAATTATTCTAAACCCGATGATTGGGAGAAATTCAATGCGTTGGGCGTTTCACAATACGGACAAATGACGGCGGGAAGCTATATGTACATCGGTCCGCAAGGAATTGTTCACGGAACAACGATTACCGTTCTCAATGCCTTTAGAAAAATAAATAAAGAACCAAAAGGAGGACTTTTTGTAACGTCTGGCTTAGGTGGAATGTCGGGAGCGCAGCCAAAAGCGGGAAATATTGCAGGTTGCGTAACGGTTTGTGCAGAAGTAAATCCTAAAATCACCAAAATTCGTCACGATCAGAAATGGGTAAACGAAATCCATGAAAACCTCAATAAGTTGGTGGCAAGAGTAAGAAAAGCTCAAGAAAACAAGGAAACGGTTTCTTTGGCTTATCTAGGGAATATCGTAGATGTTTGGGAGAAATTTGATGAAGAAAATTTGAGAATAGATATTGGTTCCGATCAAACTTCATTGCATAATCCTTGGGCGGGAGGTTATTATCCAGTTGGAATTTCTTTTGAAGAATCCAACAAAATGATGGCAGAAAATCCTGAATTGTTCAAAGAAAAAGTTCAGGAAACCTTGAGAAGACACGCAGCAGCTATCAATAAACATACGGATAAAGGAACGTATTTCTTCGATTACGGAAACGCATTTTTGTTGGAAGCTTCTCGTGCGGGAGCAGAT
This genomic stretch from Chryseobacterium sp. POL2 harbors:
- a CDS encoding urocanate hydratase, encoding MTFQEQIQQGIPTELPQPKAYEQNINHAPKRKEILTEEEKKLALKNALRYFEPKFHAELIPEFKKELEDFGRIYMYRFRPDYEMKARDIAEYPGKSEQAKAIMLMIQNNLDYAVAQHPHELITYGGNGAVFSNWAQYLLTMQYLSEMTDEQTLVMYSGHPMGLFPSHKDAPRVVVTNGMMIPNYSKPDDWEKFNALGVSQYGQMTAGSYMYIGPQGIVHGTTITVLNAFRKINKEPKGGLFVTSGLGGMSGAQPKAGNIAGCVTVCAEVNPKITKIRHDQKWVNEIHENLNKLVARVRKAQENKETVSLAYLGNIVDVWEKFDEENLRIDIGSDQTSLHNPWAGGYYPVGISFEESNKMMAENPELFKEKVQETLRRHAAAINKHTDKGTYFFDYGNAFLLEASRAGADVMNPNPTLGREFKFPSYVQDIMGPMCFDYGFGPFRWVCASNNPEDLQKTDDIACKVLEEMIQHSPSEIQQQMKDNIQWIKGAQENKLVVGSQARILYADAEGRMKIAEAFNNAIKEGKIGPVVLGRDHHDVSGTDSPYRETSNIYDGSRFTADMAIHNVIGDSFRGATWVSIHNGGGVGWGEVINGGFGMLLDGTEDADRRLKSMLFWDVNNGISRRSWARNEGAMFAIKRAMEAEPKLKVTLPNLVDENLL